GCCGCCTGCAAAATCACCTCCTtaatctcctcctccgtcgcaCCATTATTCATGGCACCTTTGACATGCGTCGCCAATTCCTGAGACCGGTTCTGGCAGCAGAGCATCACGATGTTGAGGAAGGAGCGGGTTTTGAGGGGTAAGCCCGGGCGGGTCCAGATTGAGCCCCAGCAGGATTCGGAGACGTACTATGGGGAGCGTTAGCGAGGTCATACAACGGCGAGGGATTGGTTGCCAACGAGGGTTGAGTGTTCGAGGGAAGCGAGAGGAGGGCAGGGAGGGAAGGAAGGGTGGTAGGATGTATGTACTTCTTGCATAGCTTTCGAAAAAGAATTATCCGCGTTGGCGAGGGCTTTGTCGACGTATTCTTTTCCGGCGACTTGGTAGCGCATTTTGATGCCTTCGTTGTAGAGGATGCGGTGGGCTTGGGCGATTTCTTCGGGGGTGTAGTTGGAGGACATGGTTGCTGTTGGAtggagggaggatggaggggTTGTCGGGAGGAATGAGGAGGAATAGGATGGATCTTGTTTCTTTCTGGAGAGGTCGTGGTAGGATGAGGGCTTCACAATCGAGATCTAGGGGTATGTGTTTCGCACGAAATGTGAGAGTGAGGACGATGAgtagcaggaggaggaggaggaggaggaagatgaggaggaagatgaggagatggaggaaggAACAAGCAATGCCCGTTCACGAGCTTACTTTCGTCAGCGCCTCGGCCAGCCCAAAGATATGAGCACGCGGACAGCTACGCCATTGATGCTAGAGCTTTTATCCGACTCCTCTTATCCGGGAGTTCGAAGCTCAAAAGCCGACGTCGGAGCGATGGAGCTGTATGGCGGAGAAGCTACCTACCTTATAGCTAGACTATTGTTGCTGACATAAGACGACATGTATACCTTGTTGTGGATCATTAGACTAaccattagtgaagtgcacgtgactagtgctaaggcattcctacacacagatagctaaagtaagaatcttatacttaagattctctctgtataataatatatacctgctaattagaggtcttcttctacttagcttaagtctaattataacaggttataagcctagcgtaactactgcacacttaaggaagaattatctgttctaagcgtagctactagaaccttactatatactatttagatagttaactagcgagccgagaaagagctagttataacaATAGCCGCAatataggctaataagtttaagactgcgaaggagaataaagtcctaagaaagggaagtaacttcttagactagttaagaatgcttaaagcagcccttatagacaaggaggtgttaggctatatcttttataacattccctagtgccctgcctaactaaagctaggaattaaagttagatatccctctctactaactaagaagagtactactttatcctcctaggctctaactccttcctaaaaagaaggaggggatacTTTAGTAATAGAACttattctaactagtagactaagactaactcctctctaagtctaatataagtataacctaattacATATAGGATTGTTAGCAAAAagattaactaatctctaaggcctaactttagggatatagagaagatagctaaggaactatataatactattgcagctacctacaggcctattgtaactataaacatttataatagcctaaggattcttagaattagcaatattaagatctaaggaataaatacttagaagtactataaggacttctagaagtagtattataagtatatctctgtaatagaataatactctaggtctaagaacattctagtcttaaagtttacctttagtaataagcagattaggctattctttatctagggcctctactatctagaatacctaagaagctagagacaatcctattatattaagaacataactcttaaagagctaattaccttattaattaaggaacctcctctacagatatagaggatagtaggaggatttaggggtactacagtagataataattagtatactaagtatacctattatatctatataaatacagattgctttaagaagtaccctaataaggccctaaagtcctaggtatatagaggaaaaggaggatctaataaggacaagaagaagtcctaagataagagtaagagatataataagaagggaggaaagggtgctatagtaattaagcctatctcctcttctaatacaGGCTTAagctctaatttagacagcttatttataggagcagcaattgctgctgctagaatacaaaggagtaacactattatctaggattctagtatattatactacttctttaataataagtcctagttcttagaccttaaacccctagaaaccctaattaggttctcttaagctattagacaaagcacagttatatacttaggaagtgtaaggattataataaagtataaggggaataagttaaacattaccttacAAGATatgttatactctcctaactctaattataaccttatcttagtaaagactctctagctaaagtgcaaggtctacctagataggctatctttatgcattctaaggaataataagaagataggcaaggtttagtctacttataatattctaatcctttagaatataactgtctctctccctaagaggagtactaaagttgcttctacaactaacaGGAATAtatcctatctagcctttgctatgcctaaggctaatataacaagatagtactagagactaggctatgtAGGGAATAAGATTCTTAAtgcaacaaaggcttaagtctaaggacttaagcagattaacatatctacacttaagtactataagctatgcaagcttgcaaggttataaagagtagtattaagaactctaagactaataccttaattcttattagataaggtctatattaacattataggactaatctttctactagacatctttagatgcaagtacatccttataattactaatgcaaaattaagaaggagataggctatcttctgcaagcttaaattacaagctgcacaaattattaagaaatagactactaagatatttaactagtacaaaaagatagttaagatctagttcttagatagaggaggagagtttaacaataataatctaattatatttgtagagaataagggactaagataggatttcttagctccctatactcttaagtagaatagaattgcagaattatctaacaaggttatccttaataaggtaagagtaataataattaatTCTAGTCTACCTCTCCCTTtctagagttttgtagttgcatatgcaatcttccttactaataggctagtatgcTTATTAAttaacaagattcctctttaggaatttaattaagatcttaatactagaactctatatattaatctaacaaaggttaggagatttagatatagagcatatctatataattaggggagacctaatttatagaagttctatcctagagtaaagaaatactagaatctaggattctaggagaacactttaactaactatatagtttagaagtttaaactatctacccttactaggttttagcataagattataacctctccttatataatatataataaggataaggtatatagtataatacctgctgccctagacttctaaggggagagtttcctataactaatataacctattactatagaacaggaagtctatactatctatactaaggattaagattagggctaggatgcctaagggcaagaagcctaacctcttactacttcttatttttaagaagtagagaatatatttaatactatacagagagagagaaactaagcctcccttttaatatcttagggggagcaaacattaggttaggacatatagtcctaggataactaacataagcagtctaagcctaattagctaaaggctactaagtataaagaagcctcctagctagcttaggggaagtatatttctaaggaaacaggaagtcctaagggattctaaggaagtcctaagggattctaggagtaggctaataccttattaatatagctataatattaagtattagcagaggattgccctaaaagggaagacctctaagattatactataactcccttcctagacatttatattataggaaagaggaaagtaaggagaagccctaagagacctaagaaattaggtaataaagcaagtcctaaaagcttaggcatatttaaactcttaagaagtagaagattaattgtaagaaaagactatagcaagatctagaagataggacttaaagtaacaaatcctaatctgtctaatcctaagatagttaagaaagctctctctagatctaactataaggaataagagaaagctattattaaggaagctaagttacttaagtctacaggatgccttaaatagaaacttattagcaccctccctaagaggagagtccctcttataaggaaataggtctttaagattaaggtgctcttagatagaactatagagaagtataaggctagatagacagctaggggatttatataaaggaagggacttaactatattaatacctttgctcctaccctaagagctgcaatagggagaatacttctgtcccttttagttaactttagctagaagaggagataagttaatattaagactacattcctaaatccaaacttagataagcagatctttattaagctactagagggagcttatctctttaagaaagatacCTATAAGTacattatatatattaagaaaggactatataggcttaagtaggcagctgctctctagcactacgatactatagatactctctaaaagcttagtctaataagaactgttagtaatacttgcctcttttaagggaaaggcatccttgttctcctttatatagataacttctagatctttagacagttagactataagattaacaagctaattaagggattagagcagaagtacataattaaggttgttaatactaatgtctttcttagactttacctaaaggaagggaaagatagctctatatctgtctcttaggaacactattctaaaGACGaactttaaggatatagtcttaataatgcaaagagtgttaagtacccccttaacaccctccttaaacccctctaggataagggaacaaaggaggactataatctctttaataagattattagggaactgcaacatctgttaaactatactagactagatattagttttgctattaactactatataaggttcctttagaacctaggacctttgtatatttaggcagctaaacatatctagagatatattGCAGGTacaattaacaagtgccttatatataggaaaactaaggagcaaatttagattaaagcattcttagactctaactttgctagtaatcctagcatatctaggtctaccttaggaatgctctttaaaattgtaggaggcctagttgtctaaagatcttaactatagaaagaagtagtactatctagtactaaggcagagtacctctctcttactaaggcaataagagaagtaaattaggtaaggaatcttattaataagctctagccctttacctaggctaaaagcatttctactatccttattaaagtagacaattaattagctattagccttgtagaaaactatgctaactctaaaagattaagatatgtctctcttaggaactattactgcagagagcaatataataaggggagtattaaggtagagtttgtaaggacagatatgcagcttgcagactatCTAAtaaaactaaaatccctaaacactatcctctaatatatagatctataaatctagcaaaaagatacttatatatctatGTTAGGCAGCTAACATAGACacataagagaggctaatataggaattaaacctgtaaccttctaatctgtagttagaaattatactactagactaactagcccttaataagaagagggaaattgctcttaaatttatgccttaatacctgcattcctacctaagaaggattccctccctagaattatactattttatttgtcgcaaaactaagaagcataacacttagaatacttattttattcttatctgtataaaggaaaggaggtaaCTATATACCTTTACAAAagtatctaagaaactataagaaaaacacctagctaaaggaaaacttttctataaaaacctaaaagcattAGAACATATCCTAGAACTTGCAGCCTACCCccctaaaactactactaaaagactaagctaattcccctagaatcttaacttaaagcctaggagaatgttagtttctattagggaagaagggattttaaggagaacatacacaggatgctatactactaactactactttatctctgctttgttagagcttaatatttagctaagaggagtctagttatagtataacacaaatccctaaggattaggagttgttagactagggtagttttctactaggaaggcctactcccttaggttatatagctcctttattactatattaataaggtctgtagtaaggagatccttattaagcttagctataaacctattaaagtaagctataaaagagaagggatcctaagccctaacatttactctgttatagtatctatttatctctcctttaataaattaatatatagtctaatatactatagaactatctttgtagatctataggagatctctactactaatagctcttactttatcgataacttgttagaaggttttcctagggacagagaaagctgctcttcttctagaagctatagctagtaatatagattgtattattaatagctgtaagggatagataatagattagctaataaattagctaaatagataagaggtatagattataaagtagaggaataaaaaagctagaagaagatactttttaataagctaaagccgagtattagctacgtagtaggtaaatacctgctatatttaggtaacagacagctcgtaataatgcagctgctaataggggagtgttgtggattattagactaactattagtaaagtgcacgtaactagtgctaaggcattcctacacacagatagctaaagtaagaatcttacacttaagattctctctgcataacaatatatacctgctaatcagaggtcttcttccacttagcttaagtccaatcacaacatACCTCACGTCGTTGCTACCAAGAACTATCCTGCATCTCCTTTGCAGCCCCTTCTTGTTCGAAGGAGTTGATCTTTCCTTCCTCGAAGCGCTTGAAGTAGACGTACCTGTCCGGATCATCTGTAGATATCGACGCAGTATCCTCGTAGGATCCTAGTTCTGTCTCCCACCCTTCAAATTCAGACTCTGCATCTTGTAGCTTCGACCAAAATGACATGTAATCTGGGTTTCCGGCGTTGggatcctcctcgccctccagcTCGGACGTCCATTGTGCAGTCGTCAGCCTGCGAACGGCATCGTAAATCAGTTCGGCGCTCAAATTGTCGCTCTTATACCATACAGTGCTCAACGCCTCACGCGATTGCAGCCACGAGTTGTCGCGGACAAGGCGAATCGTGTCCTGTGGTATGATGAATTGTTCAGCTTCAAGTAGTATGTCCAGAACAAGGCCCAGGACCCCAGGTCGCCGAGCTGCGTAGAATAGCTCAGACCACAGTGTTTCATGGCTGCAGTTGCCAGCAAGCAGGCTCGTGCCGAGCTTGTTCATTCCATGCCATCGTAGCAGCAATTGGGGCGACGCCATGCCACATTCCCGTGCTAGGTCTCCTTTGTCAAGACCAATCTCCATGAGCATCTTCACAGCTGGACAATCTTCAAGGCTAGCGCCGTATAACGGGGCCGCGTGTTCCCTCTTGCCCGGTATGACTGTGCAGCCAAGATGAGCTCCTTGCGCAAAAAGGAGTGCTGCTAGTTCCGCGCGTTTCCTTGCGGCTGCATGGGCTATTGGAGTCATCCCTCCCGCATCTGCGGTGTTCACGGCAACCTTGTTCGTATTCAGAAGTAGGCCCACAATGTCAAGATTCCCGGTTCTGGCCGTCCAAGCAAGCGGCGTCAATCCTTCTCTGTCCACCGAAGCTGGATTTGCGAGGCCAGTATCCAGAAGCATCTTCACAATTTTGGTGTAGGACGCATGGCTCTTCTCTCTATTGATTGATCCCGCTGCCCACGAGATCGGCGTCCGGCCATCTTTGCCGCGTGAGTCCGTATTCACCGAAAAAGAGCTCAGGAGCAGTTCCACAACGCTATGGTGTCCATATGCTGCTGCAAACGAGAGCGCCGTCCGATCATCAATATCGCTCATGTCCGGACTCACCGTTGTAGAGCTGAGTAGCAGCTCCACAACGCTGAAGTGCCCGCGGTCTGCCGCATACGTGAGTGCCGTCCATCCTCGTGCATCTCGCGAGTTCGGAGTCGCCGGAGTAGTGCTCAGCAATGCCTCGACAACGCTGGAATGTCCGGCCCAAGCTGCATACATAAGTGCTGTCCTTCCGGTCTTGTCGCGCGATTCGGGGTCCGCCCGGCCAATGCTCAACAGGAGGTTCACAGCCCCGACATGTCCAAATTCTGCTGCCCAGCTGAGCGGTCTGCgctcaccctcctctccgatGTCTCCCGATGTGGGGTCTAGCTTTAGGAAGAACGAGATCGCATGCTCGCTCCCAAAGCGCGATGCATAGATAATAGGTGGCAGACTGCCTGGTGAATTGCTCGGCAACTCAATCGTAGCCAACGCACAGAGGATTTGTAACGACTTCGCGAGATCATATTTGGCCAGAATGTGCCATGGCGTGAGTGAGCTCAATGCGATGCGTTTTTCGGCTAGAAGAGTATCGTATCCATGGTAAAACTCCATAATGCACAACGCGAGGAGGCGCTTGGGATCATTCAGAAGTGCAACCACCCTGGTTAGGATCAACCGCTCGGTTCCCCTGTCTATTGAGGCTCGttcgatgtcttcgacgTGTAAAGCCCAATTACGACTTGCGTAATTCAAAAATGGCCACTCACGTAACGTCGGCAAGGGGGAAGTTGGAAAAATTCCACAAAGTTGGAATCGCCCAATCGGTTTCCTGCCATGGCGCAAGCTGGCGCTCTGCGGACGAGAGGACTCTAGACGACGGTAGCTGGCCACGGCAGGGAATGTTAGATAAGCAACGCATGTCTCTGCAATGGCCATGTCGCCGTTCGGGAACCAAAATGGCAACTTCTCTTGAAAGTATTCCCGAGTGGTGTAGTGAACCAGCCTGACCACGTCACTTTGCGGTTCGATCGTGATAAGACCTGCACACGCGGATATGATCGTGCTAAGTGCCGTCATTCTCTCGGGGTCGaatttctcgtcgtcctgtCTGACCGCGAGAGCATGCTGAAGTTCCAGAGGACTCAGTTGACGCTTGGCATGGACCAGCAAGGAGAGCGCATCCTGTGCCAGTGCGGCCTGGCCACTTGAACTGATCCTGGACATGGTTGCTTCGTAAATGTCTTTGTAGGCCTCGACTCCTTTGCGGAGTCTGTCAAGTCTGTCTTTGACGGCTCTTACGTTGGACAGAGTGGTGAGTATGTTCATGTGAAGCCGCGCGAGGAGGAACATGCCATCTGCAGTTTCGATGACCTCGTTGACAACCCGCGCCATCACATCGTCGCGGTTCTGTATGTCTTTGTCCATTTCAGCGAGTCTTCCCTTGACGTAACGTCGAATGTCCTCTTCAGAAGCCCTGATCTCGATCTTCTGGTCATCGGCAAATATCTCTTCGATGAGCGGGACATGTCGAGATGTCGCAAGAAGTGCCAGATTGGGCATTCCCTTTACAGCAGTAAGGAAGTCCTCGCAAGCTGGTAAATTGCATTCGTCCAGAGCATCAACGACGAGATGAACGTTTTTGGAGGCTTTTAAGGTCGTCTCCAGCGTGCTGAGGAGCTCGCTTGTGCGTGGTCGGGTCTTCCGCGGCTCGTGTTGGCGATACAGCGCCTCGACATCTGGAACGATGCAACTTTCTCGAGTACAACTCACCTGTCGCAAGAGCGCACACATGAGATGCTCGAAAGTTTGATCCTGATGTTGAGCATAGTCGCAAAAGATGTAGGCCACCTGGCCAGCTGCACCGGAAGAGTGTAAGAGGTGGTGTATCGCAAGCGTGGAGATGACCGTCTTTCCAGTTCCTGGATCGCCTGGACAAAAGAGAGCGCTGGCATTTGTCGAGAGAGCCCACTGTTGGAAATGCGGATGCTGGAGAAACCACTCTGCGGTACCAGCGGAGTGCTGACGGCTGAGGTCCGTAAATTGCTTCGAGTAATCGGTCGGACAGAGCCAGTCAAGTATTCTTTGCGTCTCCGCGCTGGCATGGAAATCCCGAACGGTCTGTTCGGTCTTTTGTACGGTCTCCTGGACTGGAACAAACATCAGGATTGAGAGCCAGATATTTCAGCTTATCAGCGGTACTCACTGCTATTCACCGTCTCGACCAGATCTCCGATCTGCGGTGAGATCACGACATCTGCTGGGCGGACATATCCCAAAAGCTCTTTCGCAAACGCAGCTGCCGTACCCGCTGCGTATCTCTGCCAGACATCATTCTTGTGCTCGTCTGCGTAGTCGCAAATTCCTCGGATGACAAGGCATGGAAAGCTGTTCATTAGGCTTGCCGCCTCCATTTCAAAGCATATTGGCTTGATGTTTTCATTGCTGAGCCATTCCAAGACCTCGTCCCGCTCTTGTGCATTTTTGATTAGGCGATTGCCCGATGCGATGATGCCATACCGAATTTCGGGATGAGGGCGAGCCTCCGTACCCAGTTCGGCTCGCAATGGATCTTTGTCGTTGCCAGGGTAGCCGTATGTCACCTTTGTCTTCTTATGACGCTGGAAGACTTGCATGAAATGTTCAAGCTTCGAGTCTTGGAACTCGTGATCCGCTTTCAGGCTTTCGATCGCATTGCGAAGTGCACGAGGAGGACTGGCCAGGAATCCTTTCCGCTCTTTAGTGGCCACACCACTGCTGACCTTTGCTTTGTACAGATCGTACTGGGCCACACCTCCGCTCTTTCCGTCAGGACTACTGACTACGACGTCTCCAAGCAGAACATCTCCGATCCACGGTATACCGGCGCCGATCCCGACCATGAGACCAATCCGAATGTGTGGAAGGGAGGCGCGAAGGCCGCTCACTGTGACGGCAGCAGAGACGAGACCGTACTCGCCGTCCGGAAGAGATGCAATGACGATGTTGTGCTTTGCGATGCGGCCCCAGCTGTATACATTGTCATCCCTCAAAAACTGGTGGAATCCGTCCGGCTCCTGGTGTCTCTCGTCCAGCATGAGTAGAGCTGCCGCCTGCTCAATCGGAAGCGCACATAGCCAGGCCACGGTATAAGAATCCGCCCGGAGTGGTTGCTCGGACGCCATGTCAATGCAGTTCGCCTTCAGAGCGATGGAAGCCTCGAAAAACAACAGGCTCTTCAACGAAAAATTGGAGGACAGAAGAAGATGGGAAGAGAAGAAATCAAGGGAAAATCAGCCTTGCTTACCATCTTACCTTTAGCGATGCGTCGTCTTGTTACACAACATGAGCATGCGCATAGCTCGAAGGAGTTGAAGACTTTAGGAGCTGACTTTAGAGGGGCAAATGGAGAAACTATATATGGCTCTCATTGCTGACGTAAGTAATGCGCCAATATAGACCGAAGGATTCGAAGGCAATTGCTACGCGGGGAAGACATGACCGAGGAagagagcagctgcaatGCACAGAAGCGTCAAAAGGCATATTTACCATGAGGTAGGCTGCTCGATTTCATTCACTTGAACATCCTAGCTCCTTCCTATTCCGAACCGCCATTATCCTCTACAACGCCGATCCCGGCGACTTGCCGTATCTCCATCACAATGACattccctcttcctcctgccCGCGAAAACCAAGTGTACGTGACCGTCTCGCCCCTGGCCGGCGGCTACATAACTCTCGCAGACCACTTCTTCGTCTCGCCGGCGGAGCCAAACGCAGCCCGCACAGTACCTTCTCTGTCCTTCCTTATCAAACACCCAGGACCGAACAAGTTCTCCTCCAAAACTTCAAGACCCTTCCACCTCATGTTCGACCTCGGCCTACGCCGCTCCAAAGACCGCTACCCGTCCGCTTTACAAGCTCACCTGAAAAGTCGAGAACCTCACCATCTGGAACCGGGTGTAGCAGCGCAACTTTCCGCCGGCGGACTAGATCCGGGAGATGTAGACATGGTGATATTAAGTCATGTGCACTACGACCACCACGGCGATCCGGAGGATTTTCCCAACGCACAATTCCGAGTCGGGAAGGGTGCATTAGATGTACTAGAACACGGGCTCGGAGCGGGAGGCAGTCATCAGCATTTCGTGCCTGGAACACTTCCTTCCGACCGGACGCAGGAGCTCTCAGATCCAGCGGTGAGAGGGGAGTGGAAGTCTATGGGTCCGTTTCCGGCTACGTTGGACTTATTTGACGACGGGAGTGTGTTTGTGATTGATATGCCGGGCCATCTTCCCGGACATGTGAATTTACTTTGTCGAACGGAGGGCGAGAGGTGGGTGATGTTGTGTGGTGATGCGTTTCATGATCGGAGACTTTTGACGGgggagaaggagattggGACGTGGGAGGGGGAGGGCGGGAGGAGGCTTTGTATTCATTGTGATGAGGAGGgggcgaggaggagtatTGGGAGGTTGAGGGAGTGGGATCGGGTGACGGGGGAGCAGTGTGAGTTGGTGGCGGCGCATGAGGATGCGTGGTGGGAGAGGAATCGGGATAAGCAGTTTCCTGGAGTGCTGTAGGCTGAGATAATCCCGATCGCGGGAGGTGGGAGGTACTCATACGGACGATTGAGTTGGTCGATCAAGGATGAGATGCCTGCGCCTCACCAATCTTGATTAGATCGCCATCCCAAGATGTAATCGATAATACGCATCTCTCCGAACCGCCCAACTGCTCAAAACCCGCCACCACGCCTTCCAAAGCAACCGATACCACCACAACCATGGCCGGCTACCATCCCTCCACCCCCTGGCCCTCAAACCTGGCAGAAttcgacctcgaagccgaCATTCTCGTCGAGCAATCCTTCGACTCCCGCACCCCTCAACTGTCTCCAGCTGCTTACGATGACCGAAGCTTCGGTCCGGTGATGGGAACGTTACCGAAAGCCGTTGCTGGGGAGGAGAGTCAGCCGGCGGATGAGGTTGAGAATGCCCGTGATGATCCTTTTGTGACTTTGCCTTTGACGGGGGAGCGGCCGAGTAGAGCATCGGACCCGGTGGAGGATGGGGAGGCGAAGGTGAAGGCTGTGGATGCGGCTCCGATGAGAGCAAAATTGAAGGATGGGAATGAGGGGACTACGATGAGGTTACCCATCAGGGGGAAGAGGCCGTGAAGGTATGGTGTGATCAAGTAGCGGAAATAATGTTTGAGTAGTCATGTCTCATTCAATAGTCTGTACACTCGTCATCTCTCTCAATCCCGGCGGAAGAATCTCTCGCCTCTATGCAAGAAAAAATGACATCACAACCCAGAAAATCCCGATCGCAATGCAATGCTTCAAACAAACATTCTCTcccacctcttccttacgCCCCGCCGACAATAATCGTCAACGCCTTCGGACTCGTACTACCCACCAGCCCACTCTGGTTCCCACCTTCCGGCTCCACATCATCATACGAAAACGCATACCCCTTTCCCTCGACTtgcatcttcttcaacaGATCCGCATACCA
This genomic stretch from Zymoseptoria tritici IPO323 chromosome 10, whole genome shotgun sequence harbors:
- the P3,4O gene encoding protocatechuate 3,4-dioxygenase, P3,4O (Protocatechuate 3,4-dioxygenase, aromatic-ring-cleaving enzyme. Enzyme part of the ketoadipate pathway, a degradation route for the utilization of aromatic compounds.); amino-acid sequence: MSSNYTPEEIAQAHRILYNEGIKMRYQVAGKEYVDKALANADNSFSKAMQEYVSESCWGSIWTRPGLPLKTRSFLNIVMLCCQNRSQELATHVKGAMNNGATEEEIKEVILQAACYCGMPSGIEGFRVAWKAIEEWRAAGGKEAEKKGDSHYVDEHRDMDLGERAKPEDV